One segment of Trichlorobacter ammonificans DNA contains the following:
- a CDS encoding ABC transporter permease subunit, protein MRDIMLTTLRGIFRDRVFQGIMALGVLFLFIPSAASLSMRQVTELSITLSLSLLSFILLLLSVFLGATSLWKDMERRYTYSVLSLPISRSSYLLGRFFGLALFLALTSAVLGTVALLAVKLASGIYPSDRPVVWSLLVLAVLFATLKYILLVAVALLLSTVSTSFFLPIFGTICAFLSSGVSQQVYEYVHSPAAAQTVSPLLKPVVSAVYYLLPNLAGFDLKVNAIYGIMPTAAGLGLTLLYFIAYTAMLLGGAMLIFNRREMQ, encoded by the coding sequence ATGCGCGACATCATGCTAACCACCCTGCGCGGCATCTTCCGCGACCGGGTCTTTCAGGGGATCATGGCCCTGGGGGTGCTGTTCCTGTTCATCCCCTCCGCCGCCTCGCTCTCCATGCGGCAGGTGACCGAGCTGTCCATCACCCTGTCCCTTTCCCTGCTCTCCTTCATCCTGCTGCTCTTGTCGGTGTTCCTGGGGGCCACCTCCCTCTGGAAGGATATGGAGCGGCGCTATACCTACAGCGTGCTCAGCCTGCCGATCAGCCGCAGTTCCTACCTTTTGGGGCGGTTCTTCGGTCTGGCCCTGTTCCTGGCGCTGACCTCGGCGGTGCTGGGGACCGTGGCGCTGCTGGCGGTGAAGCTGGCCTCGGGCATCTACCCGTCGGACCGGCCGGTGGTCTGGAGCCTGCTGGTGCTGGCGGTGCTGTTCGCCACCCTTAAATATATCCTGCTGGTGGCGGTGGCCCTGCTGCTCTCCACGGTGAGCACCTCCTTTTTCCTGCCGATCTTCGGTACCATCTGCGCCTTCCTGTCCAGCGGCGTCAGCCAGCAGGTGTACGAGTACGTCCATTCTCCCGCAGCGGCCCAGACCGTCTCCCCCCTGTTGAAACCGGTGGTGAGCGCGGTCTACTACCTGCTGCCCAACCTGGCCGGGTTTGATTTGAAGGTGAACGCCATCTACGGCATCATGCCCACCGCAGCCGGGCTGGGGCTGACGTTGCTCTATTTCATCGCCTACACCGCCATGCTGCTGGGGGGCGCCATGCTGATCTTCAACCGGAGGGAGATGCAATGA
- a CDS encoding glucose-6-phosphate isomerase — protein sequence MTTTPCWRRFQDTLCHCPDLGLWLDISRMNFPDDFFSSQEPAVRRALAAMARLESGIIANPDENRMVGHYWLRAPELAPSPALTTEIKETVQRILAFTAEIHSGKRTAPGGRPFRKLLVIGIGGSALGPQFVADALGGPHDLLTPYFLDNTDPDGMDRVFGQMGDLADCLAIVISKSGSTKETRNGMLEARAAWQRAGLDFSRQAVAITGTGSELDTLAIAEGWLERFPMWDWVGGRTSVTSAVGLLPAALQGIDISALLAGARTADQATRESDIRRNPAALMALMWLQGSSGCGKRDLVMLPYKDRLLLFSRYLQQLIMESIGKDRDLDGNQVAQGLTVYGNKGSTDQHAYVQQLRDGVHNFFVTFIEVLQDRSGASLEVEPGVTSGDYLFGFLYGTRQALAEKGRESMTLTVERIDPATIGALIALFERTVGLYASLVNINAYHQPGVEAGKKAAGAVIELQKKVRAHLADHPGSSDPTAVAAALGVPEQTELVFAILRRLAVRG from the coding sequence ATGACCACCACCCCATGCTGGCGCCGCTTTCAGGACACCCTCTGCCACTGCCCCGACCTGGGCCTCTGGCTGGACATCAGCCGGATGAACTTCCCCGACGACTTCTTCAGCAGCCAGGAACCGGCGGTCCGGCGGGCCCTGGCCGCCATGGCCCGGCTTGAGTCCGGCATTATCGCCAACCCGGATGAAAACCGGATGGTGGGGCACTACTGGCTGCGGGCCCCGGAACTGGCCCCCTCCCCTGCCCTGACCACGGAGATCAAAGAGACGGTCCAGCGGATTCTCGCCTTCACCGCAGAGATTCATAGCGGCAAACGGACCGCCCCCGGCGGCCGTCCCTTCAGGAAGCTGCTGGTCATCGGCATCGGCGGCTCCGCCCTGGGCCCCCAGTTCGTGGCCGACGCCCTGGGCGGCCCCCACGATCTCCTGACCCCCTACTTCCTGGACAACACCGACCCGGACGGCATGGACCGGGTCTTCGGCCAGATGGGCGACCTTGCGGACTGCCTGGCCATTGTCATCTCCAAAAGCGGTTCCACCAAGGAAACCCGCAACGGCATGCTGGAGGCCCGGGCAGCCTGGCAGCGGGCCGGGCTCGACTTCAGCCGCCAGGCCGTGGCCATCACCGGCACCGGCAGCGAACTGGACACACTGGCCATTGCCGAAGGCTGGCTGGAGCGGTTCCCCATGTGGGACTGGGTGGGGGGGCGCACCTCCGTCACCTCGGCCGTGGGGCTCTTGCCCGCGGCCCTGCAGGGGATCGACATCAGCGCCCTTCTGGCCGGAGCCCGCACCGCCGACCAGGCCACCCGCGAAAGCGACATCCGCCGCAACCCGGCGGCGCTGATGGCTCTCATGTGGCTCCAGGGCTCCAGCGGCTGCGGCAAGCGGGACCTGGTCATGCTCCCCTACAAGGACCGGTTGCTCCTCTTCTCCCGTTACCTGCAGCAGTTGATCATGGAATCCATCGGCAAGGACCGGGACCTGGACGGCAACCAGGTGGCTCAGGGGCTCACGGTCTACGGCAACAAAGGCTCCACGGACCAGCATGCCTACGTGCAGCAGTTGCGGGACGGGGTACACAACTTCTTCGTCACCTTCATCGAAGTATTGCAGGACAGAAGCGGCGCCTCACTGGAGGTGGAACCGGGGGTCACCAGCGGCGACTACCTGTTCGGTTTCCTCTACGGCACCCGCCAAGCCCTGGCGGAAAAGGGGCGGGAATCCATGACCCTTACCGTGGAGCGGATCGACCCCGCCACCATCGGCGCCCTGATCGCCCTGTTCGAGCGGACCGTGGGGCTGTACGCCTCCCTCGTCAACATCAACGCCTACCATCAGCCGGGGGTTGAAGCGGGCAAGAAAGCCGCCGGTGCGGTGATTGAACTGCAGAAAAAAGTGCGGGCCCACCTGGCGGACCATCCGGGGAGCAGCGACCCGACGGCCGTGGCCGCTGCCCTGGGGGTGCCGGAGCAGACGGAGCTGGTCTTTGCCATTTTGCGGCGGCTGGCGGTGCGGGGGTAA
- a CDS encoding AbrB/MazE/SpoVT family DNA-binding domain-containing protein, which yields MNAVAISPKFQVAIPKDVRNQLHLVPGQMMQVTPCEGRIEIIPERSITEMCGFRKTRDASHIFMKTGKCF from the coding sequence ATGAATGCAGTGGCCATTTCCCCCAAGTTTCAGGTCGCCATCCCCAAAGATGTCCGCAACCAACTGCACCTGGTGCCGGGGCAAATGATGCAGGTCACCCCCTGCGAAGGGCGGATCGAGATCATCCCCGAGCGGAGCATCACCGAGATGTGCGGCTTTCGGAAAACCAGGGACGCTTCCCATATTTTTATGAAAACGGGGAAATGTTTCTGA
- a CDS encoding serine hydrolase domain-containing protein produces MYKIFKRIAIVVSSVLLAACGSDNQPQPNIVQQQLQDVLVSKYAAYTSANNLPENAGALVYIHTPNGVSVATAGFSSHVNENYHFRIASNTKTFTAAAIMLLDQQKRLNIDDHVTDTIPNKAIPYLPTSPSYQIPYKSSITIKQLLSHRAGVFDVTNDPVPPSSNAVYAGKTYVEEYIYKTLGDGDHQFTFDELVGVNAVNQLSYWPPDGGYHYSNTGYSLLAVIIERVTGQSYGQFIAETFFAPMGLNATSAPWSSNERALPQPFMRGFSNTGDGYRETTEDNMSANVAEGNIISTAADLATWIRTLLTGNGPVNKSQVARMITIPPGNEQKQYALGISRYADIGYGHTGAHMGYMSLSAYNPQDNLTVVVFLPFLDFTKVDKQGEFLLGLGKEARKIAGHMEPW; encoded by the coding sequence ATGTACAAAATATTCAAACGTATTGCTATTGTGGTGTCATCAGTACTATTAGCCGCCTGCGGAAGCGATAATCAACCTCAGCCAAACATCGTCCAACAACAACTCCAGGATGTGCTCGTATCCAAGTACGCAGCGTATACATCCGCCAATAATTTGCCCGAGAACGCCGGCGCACTGGTGTACATCCATACGCCGAACGGAGTATCGGTCGCCACTGCCGGTTTTTCTTCGCATGTCAATGAGAACTACCACTTCAGAATAGCCAGCAATACCAAAACATTCACTGCTGCGGCCATTATGCTGCTTGATCAGCAGAAACGCCTTAACATTGATGACCATGTAACGGACACGATACCCAATAAAGCCATACCCTACCTGCCAACGTCTCCTAGCTATCAGATACCGTACAAGAGCTCCATTACCATCAAGCAATTATTATCGCACCGTGCCGGTGTGTTTGACGTAACCAACGATCCGGTCCCCCCATCCAGCAACGCCGTGTATGCAGGAAAAACCTATGTGGAGGAGTATATCTACAAAACACTCGGTGACGGGGACCACCAGTTCACCTTCGATGAGCTTGTCGGCGTCAATGCAGTAAATCAGCTCTCCTACTGGCCTCCGGACGGCGGTTATCACTACAGTAACACCGGCTACTCCCTACTGGCCGTCATTATTGAACGAGTGACGGGACAAAGCTATGGTCAATTCATTGCCGAAACCTTTTTTGCACCAATGGGGCTCAATGCAACATCAGCCCCCTGGTCTTCCAACGAACGCGCTCTTCCGCAACCATTCATGCGGGGATTCAGCAACACAGGAGACGGCTACCGGGAAACCACCGAGGACAACATGTCGGCCAACGTCGCAGAGGGCAACATCATCTCCACCGCGGCCGACCTGGCCACATGGATAAGGACGCTTCTGACCGGTAACGGGCCGGTCAACAAGAGCCAGGTGGCCCGCATGATTACCATCCCGCCGGGCAATGAGCAGAAGCAGTATGCGCTGGGAATCAGCCGTTATGCCGATATCGGTTACGGACATACCGGTGCACACATGGGGTACATGAGTCTATCCGCATACAATCCCCAGGACAATCTGACGGTAGTGGTATTTTTGCCCTTTCTCGACTTTACAAAGGTCGACAAGCAGGGGGAATTCCTGCTCGGCCTGGGTAAAGAGGCACGGAAAATCGCCGGGCACATGGAGCCCTGGTAA
- a CDS encoding serine hydrolase domain-containing protein, with protein MKPLRSVIVAVCCLVYLLYISGCSSSSPGYTATINEGRTAAREMMEQTGASSISLALIDGEQVVWTETFGLADKASRTAPSADTMYCIGSTSKMVAAIAVMKLVDLGLISLDRPLRNYITSFSMASPEYAQVTVRMLLNHSAGFPGGDYRNSETSTPLPFSFSAQVLETLKTQRLKHAPGYMSVYANDGFTLIEQLVSAVTGKSYAQFVQEEIFTPLGMNTSRYPLDYFPDGSFAKRYADDSPQPQLFLNSFGSGGLYSTPGDMAKIAMMFLKKGKVGTVRILSEASVAAMGVDQTLFSFNPVKSKSFSYGLGWDTVIQPGLGAVGVTGWQKGGDVTLYGSAMIVAPADGLAVVVMGASNSFGSGSATVIAERILLRALAEKGRIAAMPTPLNLPTRPLKTASSGQLDSAVGYYASNSTVMRVQKQPDDSLSIARYDAATSAWQSWITGLKLRDDDRFSNNEKPGMSFSFITTDARQYVTIRYVTGYGHYQDDIIQGQKIAAPGLPAAWSSRAGKSWLLANEYRDSEAWESPLMRLNTFDGFLAVNRGGGLQVVDPAAGDTRAGMMLTIPQVYGRDLDDVAIDTTRGEEWIRLGSTLYRPQETITALSAGSSAVTIGAEGFAEWRKLPPTGSVSISGASVWRLYDAGLEQKATGTGDGSTMLPDSGTAAYLVLSAPPGTRITLNLVQ; from the coding sequence ATGAAGCCGTTGAGATCTGTCATCGTCGCGGTGTGCTGTCTGGTGTACCTTCTGTACATAAGTGGCTGTTCCTCTTCTTCCCCCGGCTACACCGCCACCATTAACGAGGGAAGAACGGCCGCAAGGGAAATGATGGAACAAACCGGCGCTTCGTCGATTTCACTGGCCCTTATCGACGGAGAGCAGGTGGTATGGACGGAAACCTTCGGGCTTGCGGATAAAGCGTCCCGGACAGCCCCATCGGCAGATACCATGTACTGTATTGGCTCCACCAGCAAGATGGTGGCAGCCATTGCCGTCATGAAACTGGTGGACCTGGGACTGATCTCCCTCGACAGGCCGCTTAGGAACTACATCACCTCCTTCAGCATGGCATCGCCCGAGTATGCGCAGGTAACCGTCAGAATGCTGCTCAACCATTCGGCAGGCTTCCCCGGCGGAGACTACCGCAATTCGGAAACATCCACCCCCCTGCCGTTCAGCTTTTCCGCCCAAGTCCTGGAAACCCTCAAGACCCAGCGGCTCAAGCATGCACCGGGCTATATGAGCGTCTATGCCAATGACGGTTTTACCCTTATAGAACAGCTCGTTTCGGCGGTTACCGGCAAAAGCTATGCGCAGTTCGTTCAGGAAGAGATATTTACCCCGCTGGGTATGAATACCAGCCGCTATCCTCTGGATTACTTCCCGGACGGCAGCTTTGCTAAACGATATGCCGATGACAGCCCCCAGCCGCAACTATTTTTGAACAGCTTCGGTTCCGGGGGGCTCTACAGCACGCCGGGGGATATGGCGAAAATAGCCATGATGTTTCTGAAAAAAGGAAAGGTCGGCACGGTCCGCATCCTTTCGGAAGCATCGGTTGCGGCGATGGGGGTCGACCAAACGCTCTTCAGCTTTAATCCGGTGAAGTCAAAATCTTTCAGCTATGGCCTGGGCTGGGATACGGTGATTCAGCCGGGGCTGGGTGCGGTCGGTGTGACCGGATGGCAAAAAGGGGGGGATGTAACGCTCTATGGCTCGGCCATGATCGTCGCGCCGGCAGATGGGTTGGCAGTGGTGGTCATGGGTGCTTCAAACAGTTTCGGATCGGGCAGCGCGACCGTTATTGCGGAGCGGATCCTGCTGAGGGCGCTGGCGGAAAAGGGTAGGATTGCTGCCATGCCGACACCGTTGAATCTCCCCACCCGCCCCTTGAAAACAGCATCTTCGGGCCAGTTGGATTCGGCCGTCGGGTACTATGCCAGCAACTCGACCGTCATGCGGGTGCAAAAGCAGCCGGACGATTCGTTAAGCATAGCCAGATACGATGCCGCAACCTCTGCGTGGCAATCCTGGATCACCGGACTGAAACTGCGAGACGACGACCGGTTTTCCAACAACGAAAAACCAGGAATGTCCTTTTCATTCATAACCACGGATGCTCGGCAGTACGTAACAATCAGGTATGTTACCGGCTACGGCCATTACCAGGATGATATAATCCAGGGTCAGAAAATCGCCGCCCCGGGACTACCGGCTGCGTGGAGCAGCAGAGCAGGCAAAAGCTGGCTGCTGGCAAATGAGTATCGCGATTCTGAGGCATGGGAGTCGCCGCTGATGCGCCTGAATACGTTCGATGGCTTTCTCGCGGTAAACAGAGGAGGAGGGCTTCAGGTGGTTGACCCGGCTGCCGGCGACACCAGGGCAGGCATGATGCTGACAATTCCGCAAGTATACGGCAGGGATCTGGACGACGTCGCTATAGACACGACCCGCGGTGAAGAATGGATTCGCTTAGGCAGCACCCTGTATCGCCCACAGGAGACAATCACCGCGCTGTCTGCCGGAAGCTCCGCCGTCACGATAGGTGCCGAAGGGTTTGCTGAATGGCGTAAACTCCCGCCAACAGGTTCCGTATCCATCAGCGGCGCCTCCGTATGGAGGCTGTATGACGCCGGGCTCGAGCAGAAGGCAACGGGCACGGGGGACGGCAGTACCATGCTGCCCGATTCCGGAACGGCGGCCTATCTGGTGCTATCGGCTCCGCCCGGCACCCGGATCACCCTGAACCTGGTACAGTAA
- a CDS encoding transposase, giving the protein MARANRHHIPGQVWHITHRCHKKEFLLKFARDRRRWQTWLFEARKRFGLRVLNYVVTSNHIHLLVIDSGPEVIPNSIQLIAGRTAQEFNQRKERKGAFWEDRYHATAVERNEHLIRCLVYIDLNMVRAGVVKHPSEWEAGGFNEIQNPPARYGVIDRHGLHEFCGIPECESFAEHHRHWVQDALQNNASKRERLWTEAIAVGSSGYVEEIKGKLGTRAVGRKIEKHDGDICIIREQPVSYNAVFDQENEALRQENGCYWESF; this is encoded by the coding sequence ATGGCACGCGCAAATCGACACCATATTCCGGGGCAAGTGTGGCATATCACCCATCGCTGCCATAAAAAGGAATTTCTCCTGAAGTTTGCCAGGGACCGGCGGCGCTGGCAAACATGGCTGTTTGAAGCCAGGAAACGTTTTGGCCTTCGAGTGCTCAACTATGTGGTTACATCCAATCACATACACCTCCTCGTAATCGATAGCGGTCCTGAGGTGATTCCCAACAGCATCCAGCTTATTGCGGGAAGGACTGCCCAAGAATTCAATCAGCGTAAAGAGCGGAAGGGTGCATTTTGGGAAGACCGTTATCACGCCACTGCCGTTGAACGGAATGAACATCTGATCCGCTGCCTTGTGTACATTGATCTGAACATGGTCCGAGCGGGAGTGGTAAAGCATCCGTCCGAGTGGGAGGCGGGAGGCTTCAACGAGATTCAGAATCCACCCGCTCGGTACGGGGTGATCGATCGCCACGGGCTACACGAGTTCTGCGGCATCCCCGAATGCGAGTCTTTTGCCGAGCATCACCGGCATTGGGTACAAGATGCCTTGCAAAATAACGCGAGCAAGCGGGAGCGTCTCTGGACCGAGGCAATTGCCGTCGGCAGCAGCGGTTATGTTGAAGAAATAAAAGGGAAGCTGGGGACAAGGGCAGTCGGCAGAAAGATTGAAAAGCATGATGGCGATATCTGCATCATCAGAGAACAGCCAGTTTCTTATAATGCCGTTTTCGACCAGGAAAACGAGGCTCTAAGGCAGGAAAATGGTTGTTATTGGGAGAGTTTTTGA
- a CDS encoding AbrB/MazE/SpoVT family DNA-binding domain-containing protein: protein MNAVAISPKFQVVIPKDVRNQLHLVPGQMVQVIPYEGRIEIIPERSITEMRGFLKGIDTTFEREGDRQ, encoded by the coding sequence ATGAATGCAGTAGCTATTTCCCCCAAGTTTCAGGTCGTCATCCCCAAAGATGTCCGCAACCAACTGCACCTGGTGCCGGGGCAAATGGTGCAGGTCATCCCCTACGAAGGGCGGATCGAGATCATCCCCGAGCGGAGCATCACCGAGATGCGCGGCTTTCTGAAAGGGATCGACACCACCTTTGAACGGGAAGGAGACCGGCAGTGA
- a CDS encoding type II toxin-antitoxin system VapC family toxin, protein MNIVDSSGWLEYFADGPNAEQFVAPLSDRERLLVPTIIMHEVFKVVLRERGENSALQAVALMRQGTVAPLGEDIALSAARLGVAHKLPMADSIILATARLHNATVWTQDVDFEGLDHVRYFKKQAV, encoded by the coding sequence GTGAACATCGTCGATTCCTCCGGCTGGCTGGAGTACTTTGCAGACGGCCCGAACGCCGAGCAGTTTGTCGCGCCGCTGTCCGACCGCGAACGGCTGCTGGTGCCGACCATCATCATGCATGAAGTCTTCAAGGTCGTGCTGCGGGAACGTGGCGAAAACAGCGCCCTTCAGGCCGTGGCCCTGATGCGGCAGGGAACCGTGGCGCCGCTTGGTGAAGATATCGCCCTTTCGGCTGCCCGGCTGGGGGTGGCGCATAAGCTTCCCATGGCTGACAGCATTATCCTGGCGACCGCCCGCCTCCACAACGCGACCGTCTGGACCCAGGACGTCGATTTCGAGGGGCTTGACCACGTGCGGTATTTCAAGAAGCAGGCAGTTTGA
- a CDS encoding AAA family ATPase, with translation MPSAKLLRQLIKSGSEGNFDAFRTVTEQVIQEERAKQHHLLANDLERLLYGRLTPVNGVSRTITDKVPEDKERGLALLQVREPVRTLEHIVLSDENRSLLDEILQEHHRRDLLGSYGMYPVDKMLFCGPPGCGKTLAAEVIASEVGLPLAIVRIDSVVSSYLGETAANLRKVFDFIAKTPMVVLFDEFDALAKERSDSAEHGELKRVVNAVLQMLDAYEGKSLLIAATNHESIMDSAIWRRFDEVLVFDTPNAEQIRRLLTIKLQGVRRDFELDRANLPGMFKGMSYADIERVLRRAIKDMIVSGKEFLAIRHIQSALSREDARLNRLKRI, from the coding sequence ATGCCGTCAGCTAAGCTACTACGACAATTGATTAAATCTGGCTCTGAAGGCAACTTTGACGCGTTCAGAACGGTTACCGAGCAGGTTATTCAGGAAGAACGTGCCAAGCAGCACCATCTTCTGGCGAATGACCTTGAGCGGCTGCTGTATGGCCGGCTCACTCCAGTAAATGGAGTGAGCAGAACCATTACAGACAAAGTACCTGAAGATAAAGAGCGTGGCCTTGCACTCTTGCAGGTGAGGGAACCAGTCAGAACACTGGAACACATTGTACTTTCAGACGAAAACCGGTCATTGCTCGATGAAATTCTTCAGGAACACCACCGCCGGGATCTCCTTGGCAGCTACGGCATGTACCCGGTTGACAAGATGCTGTTCTGTGGCCCTCCTGGTTGCGGCAAGACGTTAGCAGCAGAGGTAATCGCATCCGAAGTGGGCTTACCACTGGCAATTGTCCGTATCGACAGCGTTGTCTCCTCCTATCTGGGTGAAACAGCGGCAAACTTGCGGAAGGTCTTCGACTTTATTGCCAAAACCCCGATGGTTGTTCTGTTTGACGAATTTGACGCATTGGCAAAGGAACGCAGCGACAGCGCTGAACATGGCGAACTTAAACGAGTCGTCAATGCAGTCCTGCAAATGCTTGACGCCTACGAAGGCAAGAGCCTGCTGATTGCCGCCACCAATCATGAATCAATCATGGATTCTGCTATCTGGCGGCGCTTTGATGAAGTTCTGGTATTCGATACACCCAATGCCGAACAGATTCGCCGTCTCCTTACCATCAAGTTGCAGGGAGTACGACGGGATTTTGAGCTTGATCGGGCCAATCTACCGGGAATGTTCAAAGGCATGAGCTATGCGGATATAGAGCGGGTCTTGCGTCGTGCCATTAAGGACATGATTGTATCAGGCAAAGAATTTCTAGCCATTCGCCATATTCAGTCTGCGCTCAGTCGGGAAGATGCTAGGTTGAACAGACTGAAAAGGATATAA
- a CDS encoding S8 family peptidase, which yields MSYPHLVLQREEPTPERRPRRRGPSHQPADPAAHGRTLQSYLGQAVTQADTDIGGFDARRLFKFEVQKGFDPDELRKVSPDVEIVSQEEEQVVVAFVSAAALQVFEARLATLAQGGLPVHFNVLYALNSFNGWLPEDRTGWALRRDGFPATDTFVLDAELWPIEDNPQQRQQLTDTFRQWLDDNNFTYIDRVVQPGIIMYRVRCNRHQAENLLLHHRDVRTVDLPPRYHLETQILQADVQTLTPPVSPAEEAPRIAILDSGITANHPLIGPAVGGTHSFIAGHDANDNHGHGTQVAGIALYGDIANAIANNSFVPSFWVCSGRVLDGNAQADAGFIENQIITAVRTLHNEYQCRIFNVSIGDTNKPYIGGHIRSFSRTLDTLSRELDILFVVSTGNMAWDQLEGLSWMNDYPEYLTRDEWAIIDPAPALNALTVGSLARYDQNHRMLRYPDDPAEVPIARHSQPSPFTRRGPSVGNAIKPELVAFGGNWSLNTRDDHISSQRLGEVTTNRTFATDGLFKDACGTSFATPHVTHLAGQILCEVPDASQNLLRALLVTHARLPAGSDEMFPDKNKLRNVLGYGAVDQAALMRSIDNEVTMIARGTLADKRHHFYEIPIPEDFVSQGKRNRELTVTLAHTTPVRSTRVAYKATRLEFRVVAAPDIDHVSTMFNRATTADDYERIAELGNASLGPSMRSKGTVQSDTWTFKQFNSQSKLRTDRLFVVVTRNDFPWGTSITSTDEAYALTVCMRDRTNHQARLYTQIQARLQARVRIRS from the coding sequence ATGTCCTATCCACATCTTGTCCTGCAACGAGAAGAGCCAACACCGGAGCGCCGGCCTAGAAGAAGAGGCCCCTCGCACCAACCGGCCGACCCGGCAGCCCATGGAAGAACGCTTCAGAGCTATTTGGGACAGGCTGTAACACAGGCAGATACGGATATTGGCGGGTTTGACGCACGGAGGCTGTTCAAGTTTGAGGTGCAAAAGGGTTTTGACCCGGATGAGTTGCGTAAAGTCTCGCCTGACGTTGAAATTGTCAGCCAGGAAGAGGAACAGGTTGTAGTTGCCTTTGTCAGCGCAGCTGCCTTGCAGGTATTCGAGGCGCGGTTGGCAACCCTTGCTCAGGGTGGTCTTCCGGTTCATTTTAACGTTCTGTATGCCCTGAACAGTTTCAACGGCTGGTTGCCGGAAGACAGAACCGGCTGGGCGCTGCGACGCGATGGCTTTCCTGCAACCGATACCTTTGTTCTGGATGCTGAACTCTGGCCTATTGAAGACAACCCGCAACAACGCCAGCAACTCACTGACACATTCAGGCAGTGGCTGGATGACAACAACTTCACATACATTGATCGTGTCGTACAGCCTGGGATCATCATGTATCGGGTTCGGTGTAATCGGCACCAGGCAGAAAATCTCCTCCTCCATCATCGTGATGTAAGAACCGTTGACCTGCCACCCCGCTATCACCTGGAAACCCAGATTCTCCAGGCAGATGTCCAAACTCTTACACCGCCAGTATCGCCAGCAGAAGAAGCCCCTCGCATTGCCATTCTAGATAGCGGCATTACTGCCAACCATCCGCTAATTGGTCCAGCAGTGGGTGGGACGCACTCCTTTATTGCCGGCCATGATGCCAATGATAACCATGGTCACGGCACTCAGGTGGCAGGCATTGCTCTTTATGGTGATATTGCGAATGCCATTGCCAATAATTCTTTTGTGCCGTCTTTCTGGGTATGCAGCGGCCGTGTTCTGGACGGCAATGCTCAAGCCGATGCAGGATTTATTGAAAACCAGATCATCACTGCCGTTCGGACTCTCCATAACGAGTATCAATGCCGCATTTTCAACGTATCCATCGGCGATACCAATAAGCCGTATATCGGTGGACATATCCGCAGCTTTTCCCGAACGCTTGATACCCTCTCGCGGGAACTCGACATACTGTTTGTCGTTTCGACGGGGAATATGGCATGGGATCAGCTCGAAGGACTGTCCTGGATGAATGATTATCCGGAATATCTTACGCGAGACGAATGGGCAATCATCGACCCTGCACCGGCACTCAATGCACTAACCGTAGGCAGTCTTGCTCGCTATGACCAGAACCACAGGATGCTCAGATATCCTGACGATCCCGCTGAAGTACCCATAGCTAGACATAGCCAGCCATCACCCTTCACCCGCCGTGGTCCGTCAGTTGGCAACGCAATCAAACCGGAGCTAGTTGCTTTCGGAGGCAACTGGTCCCTCAACACCCGGGACGACCACATCAGCTCTCAGCGCCTCGGAGAAGTTACGACAAACAGAACCTTTGCGACGGACGGTCTTTTCAAGGATGCCTGCGGAACCAGTTTTGCCACCCCCCATGTGACCCACCTTGCCGGGCAAATCCTCTGTGAAGTTCCGGATGCCAGCCAGAATCTGCTGCGGGCGCTGCTCGTTACACATGCCCGACTTCCGGCTGGAAGCGATGAAATGTTTCCAGACAAGAACAAGCTGAGAAACGTGCTGGGATACGGAGCAGTAGACCAAGCGGCTCTCATGCGTTCCATCGACAATGAGGTTACTATGATTGCGCGTGGGACTCTGGCAGACAAACGGCATCACTTCTATGAGATTCCTATTCCGGAGGACTTTGTCAGTCAGGGAAAGCGCAACCGTGAACTGACAGTAACACTTGCCCATACGACACCGGTACGGTCAACACGGGTAGCCTATAAAGCGACACGGCTTGAGTTCCGGGTCGTAGCCGCACCGGATATTGATCATGTTTCGACGATGTTCAATCGGGCAACCACTGCTGACGATTACGAGAGGATTGCGGAACTGGGTAACGCCAGTCTCGGCCCCAGCATGCGGTCAAAAGGCACGGTGCAATCAGATACCTGGACTTTCAAACAGTTCAACTCCCAGTCGAAGCTCCGCACGGATCGCCTCTTCGTCGTGGTTACTCGAAATGATTTCCCGTGGGGGACGAGCATCACTTCAACCGATGAAGCGTACGCCTTAACGGTCTGCATGCGTGACCGAACCAATCATCAGGCCCGTCTCTATACCCAGATTCAGGCCCGTCTCCAAGCCCGTGTAAGGATTCGGTCCTGA